From a single Fulvivirga ulvae genomic region:
- the rpmI gene encoding 50S ribosomal protein L35: MPKVKVKSGAKKRFKLTGTGKIKRKHAFKSHILTKKETKQKRNLTKMALVHKTDEPNVKAMLNL, encoded by the coding sequence ATGCCTAAAGTAAAAGTAAAATCAGGAGCGAAGAAGAGATTCAAGCTGACGGGTACTGGCAAAATAAAAAGAAAGCATGCTTTCAAAAGCCACATCCTGACTAAAAAAGAGACTAAGCAAAAGCGTAATCTCACTAAAATGGCGTTGGTTCATAAAACAGATGAGCCTAACGTTAAGGCTATGCTTAACTTATAA
- a CDS encoding SanA/YdcF family protein, with product MRFVKIILKAVGYTILVALAVLLMVNLWIYLSTFNHVYDDIDDVETSQVALVLGTSHRLINGNPNPYFYERMQTAARLYHTGKVKHILVSGDNATKYYNEPEKMRRALVKLGVPYGDITLDYAGFRTLDSIVRCKKIFGQDDVIIITQPFHSYRALFISNYYDMNAVVMTTKEVEKSLKVQFREYLARMLAVWDLYIINREPKFLGKKETLDI from the coding sequence ATGCGTTTTGTGAAAATCATACTTAAGGCAGTAGGATATACCATACTTGTAGCGCTTGCAGTTTTGCTCATGGTCAATTTATGGATTTACCTGAGTACATTTAACCATGTCTATGATGATATAGATGATGTGGAAACCTCGCAGGTGGCCCTGGTTCTTGGTACCAGTCACCGATTGATCAATGGGAACCCCAACCCATATTTCTACGAACGGATGCAGACAGCTGCAAGGTTATATCATACAGGAAAAGTGAAACATATTTTGGTAAGTGGAGATAATGCAACTAAGTATTACAACGAACCTGAGAAGATGAGAAGGGCACTGGTAAAACTGGGAGTGCCTTATGGTGATATTACACTGGACTATGCCGGGTTTCGTACACTGGACTCCATAGTAAGGTGTAAAAAAATCTTTGGGCAGGATGATGTGATTATTATCACTCAACCATTTCATAGCTACAGGGCTCTGTTTATAAGTAATTATTATGATATGAATGCAGTGGTAATGACTACGAAGGAAGTTGAGAAATCATTAAAAGTACAATTTAGAGAATATCTTGCACGAATGCTTGCCGTGTGGGATCTTTACATAATAAATAGAGAACCAAAATTTTTAGGTAAAAAGGAAACCCTTGACATCTGA
- a CDS encoding TrmH family RNA methyltransferase, producing MSTYVTEHKKELIDEVLSRRTRHLTFVLEDIYQSQNASAVVRTCDCFGIQDLHVIENKHPFELNPRVVHGASKWVNVYNYRDTENNAAACFDSLREKGYKILATSPEKACLSVHDVDMTSPVALVFGTEITGISSFTKDQADELVTIPMYGFSESLNLSVSAAICANILIEKLFRSEINWTLTENEKNEIKLNWYRTIVSRSEILEKQFLKS from the coding sequence TTGAGCACATATGTGACAGAACATAAAAAAGAGCTTATTGATGAAGTCTTATCTCGAAGGACAAGGCATTTAACATTTGTGCTTGAGGATATTTACCAATCGCAAAATGCAAGTGCGGTAGTACGCACCTGCGACTGCTTTGGTATTCAGGATCTGCATGTTATAGAGAATAAGCACCCGTTTGAACTAAACCCCAGAGTTGTTCATGGAGCATCTAAATGGGTAAACGTTTATAATTATCGGGATACTGAAAATAATGCAGCTGCCTGTTTCGATTCACTTCGGGAAAAAGGTTATAAAATTTTGGCAACCTCTCCTGAGAAAGCGTGTCTTTCTGTACATGATGTTGATATGACAAGCCCTGTGGCTTTGGTCTTTGGCACTGAAATAACTGGTATTTCCAGCTTTACAAAGGATCAGGCTGATGAACTGGTGACTATACCGATGTATGGGTTTAGTGAGAGCCTCAACCTTTCTGTAAGTGCAGCTATTTGTGCCAATATTCTTATTGAAAAATTATTCAGATCAGAGATAAACTGGACATTAACAGAAAACGAAAAAAACGAAATTAAGCTCAATTGGTATAGAACTATTGTCAGCCGATCGGAAATTCTTGAGAAACAATTTTTAAAATCTTAA
- a CDS encoding tetratricopeptide repeat protein, with protein MSLNSKLVVFYLFGFLFVFSGCVEHSKDALLSTEIKVNAGEALDFLNDLADDNPDNSEVFYQLSRVHFEQGSFERALQNIKKAVDIKGDYAEYHFMEGMIYQKLNRPDESIKALLLAESMGKTSQELYKIIAEEYLRVGMSDKAREAINRLTSMKPSAESFTLKGQIMLSLGDTAQAIDNFEKSIELDKSYIRPVVILADINIARNNNEKAFYFVNHLMELDPDNLDFMEKKGNLLQRSGQLDSAVQVFKHIASVRDDYMDLYKLSNIYYLMGEYDSSRMMAEQAFIKNEEFLEARLVIARSLEKLRKYQDAIDVYELIVESDSTFNLAITELDNLKRKVAYLWRLEQQRTARDSAIKNMPPPVQKKELDDN; from the coding sequence ATGTCTCTGAACAGTAAACTTGTTGTTTTTTATTTATTCGGTTTTCTTTTCGTTTTTAGCGGATGTGTAGAGCATTCTAAAGATGCACTACTCAGTACTGAAATAAAAGTAAATGCCGGAGAGGCACTGGACTTCCTCAATGATCTGGCTGATGATAACCCTGATAACTCTGAAGTTTTTTACCAGTTAAGCAGAGTTCATTTTGAACAGGGAAGCTTTGAAAGGGCACTGCAAAATATAAAAAAAGCAGTTGATATTAAGGGCGATTATGCAGAGTACCATTTTATGGAAGGCATGATATATCAAAAGTTAAACAGGCCTGATGAATCCATCAAAGCATTATTATTAGCGGAGAGTATGGGTAAGACCAGTCAGGAGCTCTATAAGATAATAGCTGAAGAGTATCTGAGGGTTGGCATGAGTGATAAAGCGAGAGAAGCGATTAACCGGCTTACCAGTATGAAGCCGTCTGCTGAATCGTTTACTCTGAAAGGTCAGATCATGCTGTCGTTAGGAGATACCGCTCAGGCTATTGACAACTTTGAAAAATCAATTGAATTAGATAAGTCATATATCAGACCCGTTGTAATTCTGGCTGATATAAATATAGCAAGGAATAATAATGAAAAGGCCTTTTATTTTGTAAATCACCTGATGGAGCTTGATCCCGATAATCTGGATTTCATGGAGAAAAAGGGGAACTTACTTCAGCGCTCAGGCCAATTGGATAGTGCGGTACAGGTTTTTAAACATATAGCTTCGGTAAGAGATGATTATATGGATTTGTATAAGTTGTCAAACATCTACTATCTTATGGGCGAATATGACTCTTCAAGGATGATGGCAGAGCAGGCGTTTATAAAAAATGAGGAGTTTCTGGAAGCCCGACTGGTAATAGCCAGGTCATTAGAGAAGCTTCGCAAATATCAGGATGCAATAGATGTTTATGAACTGATTGTAGAGTCGGATTCAACATTTAATTTAGCTATTACTGAATTGGACAATTTGAAAAGAAAAGTTGCATATTTGTGGCGATTGGAGCAGCAGCGTACAGCCAGAGATTCAGCCATAAAAAATATGCCGCCTCCGGTACAAAAAAAGGAATTAGACGATAATTAG
- the rplT gene encoding 50S ribosomal protein L20 gives MPRSVNHVASKARRKRILKAAKGYFGRRKNVWTVAKNAVEKGWTYAYRDRKAKKRDFRKLWIQRINAGARLHGMSYSQFMGNVKKANIDLNRKVLADLAMNHPEAFEAIVKKVK, from the coding sequence ATGCCAAGATCAGTAAATCATGTTGCGTCTAAAGCACGCAGAAAGAGAATACTAAAAGCTGCCAAAGGTTACTTTGGTAGAAGAAAGAATGTTTGGACAGTAGCTAAAAATGCTGTCGAAAAAGGTTGGACTTACGCATACCGCGATAGAAAGGCAAAAAAGAGGGACTTTAGAAAATTGTGGATCCAAAGGATCAATGCCGGAGCAAGACTTCATGGCATGTCTTATTCACAATTCATGGGTAATGTTAAAAAAGCAAATATCGATCTTAACAGAAAGGTATTGGCTGATTTGGCAATGAATCACCCTGAAGCTTTCGAAGCTATCGTTAAAAAAGTAAAATAA
- the infC gene encoding translation initiation factor IF-3, producing the protein MSKQKFQKKGFRGRVEEPYKVNSKITARQVRVVGENVKVDVYPIEQALKMAREQNLDLVEISPKADPPVCKIIDYSKFKYEQKKKQKEIKAKAQKTVIKEIRFGPNTEEHDFNFKLNHAQKFLKEGAKVKAYVHFVGRTIVFKERGEILLLRFAQALEDYGKVEQLPKLEGKRMTMFIAPKPAKSKK; encoded by the coding sequence ATTAGCAAACAAAAATTTCAGAAAAAGGGCTTTCGAGGGAGAGTTGAGGAGCCCTATAAAGTAAACTCGAAGATCACCGCACGCCAGGTTAGGGTTGTTGGTGAGAATGTAAAAGTGGATGTATATCCTATCGAACAAGCTTTAAAAATGGCCAGGGAGCAGAATTTGGATCTCGTTGAGATCTCTCCAAAGGCTGACCCTCCGGTTTGTAAGATCATTGATTATTCGAAGTTTAAGTACGAGCAGAAGAAAAAACAGAAGGAAATTAAGGCGAAGGCTCAGAAGACCGTTATCAAAGAGATTCGCTTTGGTCCTAATACGGAAGAGCATGACTTCAATTTTAAGCTGAATCATGCCCAGAAGTTCTTGAAAGAAGGGGCGAAAGTAAAGGCGTATGTACACTTTGTTGGTCGAACGATCGTTTTTAAAGAGCGAGGAGAGATACTTTTATTGAGGTTTGCTCAGGCGCTTGAAGATTATGGTAAAGTAGAGCAATTGCCTAAACTGGAAGGTAAGCGTATGACAATGTTCATTGCACCCAAGCCAGCTAAATCAAAGAAATAA
- a CDS encoding DNA gyrase/topoisomerase IV subunit A has protein sequence MAEDNLDSNDNGLGEHKDEDKIHDVIPVSGMYQNWFLEYASYVILERAVPAIQDGFKPVQRRIMHALKEMDDGRFNKVANVIGSTMQYHPHGDASIGDAIVNLGQKDLLIETQGNWGDIRTGDGAAAPRYIEARLSKFALDVVYNPQTTEWQLSYDGRKKEPVTLPVKFPLLLAQGVEGIAVGLSTKILPHNFCELIKASIDLLKGKKVKIYPDFPTGGMADFSEYNHGLRGGKVKVRAKIEEYDKKTLVIKDIPYGTTTTSLIESVIKANDKGKIKIKQVVDNTAKDVEILVSLAPGQSPDITIDALYAFTDCEVSISPNACVIIGEKPHFMGVEEILKVNTDQTVDLLTQELEIRKHELMEKILFSSLEKIFIENRIYRDIEECETWEAVIATIDKGLDPYKPQFYREITEEDIVRLTEIKIKRISKFDSFKADEMLKKLEEELKETEYNLAHIIDYAIDYYSKLLEKYGKGRERKTEIKSFDSIDTTIVAANNQKLYVNREDGFVGYGIRKDEFVTDCSDLDDIIVIRKDGKCVVSRISEKVFMGKGILHVGVWKKGDERMTYNLVYVDGKTGRSMIKRFNVTAVTRDKEYDLTKGNKGSKVLYLSANPNGEAEVINVKLTSGSSARKKIFDFDFADLDIKGRGAGGNILTRYPVRKIELKSEGVSTLSGLDIWYDEVVGRLNKDERGTHIGKFNGDDNILVIYKDGTYELTSYELTNRYEPNKVMLIERFDPGKVISVVHYDGDSKNYFVKRFRIETTSVNKAFTFISEAAGSKLIAISTKDKPLVEVEYIKGKSKDKFTEEMALNELIEVKGWKAIGNRLHPETIKKVTYLGGEDFEKQEDGEVSGDDDGEKVEKAASKEAGAAKGKDDGEYGIGDTIELDF, from the coding sequence ATGGCAGAGGATAACTTAGATAGCAACGATAACGGATTGGGCGAACATAAAGACGAAGATAAAATTCATGATGTCATCCCGGTGTCGGGGATGTACCAGAACTGGTTTCTGGAGTATGCGTCTTATGTAATACTTGAAAGAGCAGTGCCGGCTATCCAGGATGGATTTAAGCCGGTTCAGAGACGTATAATGCATGCCCTCAAAGAGATGGATGACGGACGTTTCAATAAGGTAGCCAATGTAATAGGTAGTACCATGCAGTATCACCCACATGGTGATGCTTCCATTGGTGATGCCATTGTAAATTTAGGGCAGAAGGACCTGCTCATTGAGACTCAGGGTAACTGGGGAGATATTAGAACAGGTGATGGTGCAGCTGCACCAAGATATATTGAAGCTCGCTTATCCAAGTTTGCCCTCGATGTAGTTTACAATCCTCAAACTACAGAGTGGCAACTGTCCTATGACGGAAGAAAGAAGGAGCCTGTTACCCTACCTGTTAAATTTCCGTTGCTTCTTGCTCAGGGAGTTGAAGGAATAGCGGTAGGTCTCTCTACCAAAATACTACCCCATAACTTTTGTGAACTGATCAAAGCATCAATAGACTTACTTAAGGGTAAAAAAGTCAAGATCTATCCTGATTTTCCCACGGGTGGTATGGCCGATTTTTCGGAGTATAACCATGGACTTAGAGGGGGAAAGGTTAAGGTAAGGGCCAAAATAGAAGAGTACGATAAAAAAACACTGGTTATTAAAGACATCCCTTATGGTACAACTACCACGAGTTTGATCGAGTCTGTTATCAAAGCCAATGATAAAGGGAAAATCAAGATCAAGCAGGTGGTGGATAATACGGCAAAGGATGTTGAAATACTGGTGTCTTTAGCTCCTGGTCAGTCTCCGGATATTACCATTGATGCACTCTATGCATTTACCGACTGCGAAGTTTCCATATCGCCAAATGCCTGTGTGATCATAGGAGAAAAGCCTCACTTCATGGGCGTAGAGGAAATACTTAAGGTGAATACCGATCAGACGGTAGACCTGCTTACCCAGGAGCTTGAAATCAGAAAGCATGAATTGATGGAGAAAATACTGTTTTCTTCATTGGAAAAGATATTTATTGAAAACCGTATCTACAGGGATATTGAAGAGTGCGAAACCTGGGAAGCGGTAATTGCTACCATCGATAAGGGGCTTGATCCCTATAAACCACAATTCTATCGTGAAATCACCGAGGAGGATATTGTAAGGCTTACGGAGATCAAAATTAAGCGTATTTCCAAATTCGACTCTTTTAAGGCCGATGAAATGCTTAAAAAGCTTGAAGAGGAGCTAAAAGAAACCGAGTATAACCTTGCGCACATTATTGACTATGCTATAGACTATTACAGCAAGCTGCTGGAAAAGTATGGCAAAGGCCGGGAGCGCAAGACAGAGATCAAGTCGTTTGATTCTATAGATACCACCATAGTAGCAGCCAACAACCAGAAACTGTACGTTAACCGTGAAGATGGCTTTGTAGGATATGGCATCAGGAAAGATGAATTTGTAACTGATTGTTCAGACCTGGATGATATTATAGTTATTAGAAAGGACGGGAAGTGCGTAGTCTCCAGAATATCCGAGAAAGTATTTATGGGTAAGGGCATTTTGCATGTGGGTGTATGGAAGAAAGGTGATGAGCGCATGACTTATAATCTGGTGTATGTGGATGGCAAAACAGGTCGCTCGATGATCAAGCGCTTCAATGTTACCGCTGTGACCAGGGATAAGGAATATGACCTTACTAAAGGCAATAAAGGCTCAAAAGTGCTCTACCTTAGCGCGAACCCTAACGGAGAGGCTGAGGTCATCAATGTGAAGCTTACATCCGGAAGCTCTGCCAGAAAGAAAATTTTTGATTTTGATTTTGCCGACCTTGACATTAAGGGGCGCGGTGCTGGTGGTAATATTCTCACAAGGTACCCTGTAAGAAAGATCGAGTTAAAGTCAGAAGGCGTATCGACCCTTAGTGGCCTTGATATCTGGTATGACGAGGTCGTTGGAAGATTAAATAAGGATGAAAGAGGTACTCACATAGGGAAGTTTAATGGTGATGACAATATTCTGGTTATTTACAAAGATGGTACTTACGAGCTAACTTCATACGAACTGACTAACAGGTATGAACCCAACAAGGTGATGCTTATTGAGAGGTTTGATCCGGGAAAGGTGATTTCAGTGGTTCATTATGATGGAGATAGCAAGAATTATTTTGTAAAACGCTTCAGGATAGAAACGACTTCGGTGAATAAGGCCTTTACTTTTATTAGCGAAGCGGCCGGTTCAAAGCTTATTGCAATATCAACCAAAGATAAACCCCTGGTTGAAGTGGAGTATATCAAAGGTAAGAGCAAGGATAAGTTTACTGAAGAGATGGCCCTGAATGAGCTCATAGAGGTGAAAGGGTGGAAAGCTATAGGAAATAGGCTGCACCCGGAAACGATAAAGAAAGTGACATACCTTGGCGGAGAGGATTTTGAGAAACAAGAGGACGGTGAGGTTAGCGGAGATGATGATGGTGAAAAGGTGGAAAAAGCAGCCTCCAAGGAGGCCGGTGCAGCCAAAGGTAAGGACGATGGTGAGTATGGCATAGGCGATACTATCGAGCTGGACTTTTAG
- the thrS gene encoding threonine--tRNA ligase, whose translation MIKITLPDGSVREYEQGVTGHDIAMSISEGLARNVLSVKVNGEVWDSNRPINNDATVQLLTWNDDEGKSTFWHSSAHLLAEALEELYPGVKFGIGPPIENGFYYDVDLGDKEFGEDDLEKVEQKMLDLARNKSEFTRKDISKADALKYFEEKGDEYKIELIRDLEDGKITFYEQGNFVDLCRGPHVPNTGVIKAIKLMNVAGAYWRGDEKRKQLTRIYGVSFPKQKELKEHLERLEEAKKRDHRKLGRELELFTFSEKVGMGLPLWLPKGTILRERLENFMRRAQVKAGYDPVVSPHIGSKELYVTSGHYEKYGEDSFQPIKTPNENEEFLLKPMNCPHHCEIYKHKPRSYKDLPVRYAEFGTVYRYEQSGELHGLTRVRGFTQDDAHIFCRPDQVKEEFVKVIDLVLYVFKALGFKDYTAQVSLRDPENKAKYIGEDALWEKAEREIQEAADEKGLETVTELGEAAFYGPKLDFMVKDALGRKWQLGTIQVDYNLPHRFQLEYTGADNQKHRPVMIHRAPFGSMERFVAVLIEHCGGNFPLWLAPDQIAILPISEKYHEYAQEVFTNLSEKDIRGFIDDRDEKIGRKIRDAEVKKVPFMLIVGEKEQNEGRVSVRRHGQGDLGSMPLAEFVDHFQQVSASDFN comes from the coding sequence ATGATCAAAATAACATTGCCTGATGGTTCGGTCAGGGAGTATGAGCAGGGAGTAACAGGTCATGATATTGCCATGAGCATTAGCGAAGGTCTTGCACGCAATGTGCTTTCTGTAAAAGTGAATGGTGAGGTTTGGGATTCCAACAGGCCTATTAACAATGATGCTACCGTACAGTTGTTAACCTGGAATGACGATGAAGGAAAGTCCACATTCTGGCACTCTTCCGCTCACCTTTTAGCTGAAGCCCTTGAAGAATTATACCCCGGAGTGAAATTTGGCATTGGTCCACCCATTGAGAATGGGTTCTATTACGATGTAGATCTTGGTGATAAGGAATTTGGTGAAGATGACCTGGAAAAAGTGGAGCAGAAAATGCTCGATCTGGCCAGAAACAAGAGCGAGTTTACAAGAAAAGATATAAGCAAGGCAGATGCTTTAAAGTACTTTGAAGAGAAAGGTGATGAATATAAAATTGAGTTGATCCGGGATCTGGAGGATGGCAAAATAACCTTTTATGAGCAAGGTAACTTTGTAGATTTATGCAGGGGACCTCACGTTCCTAATACAGGCGTAATCAAAGCCATTAAACTGATGAACGTAGCGGGAGCCTATTGGCGAGGCGATGAAAAGCGAAAGCAATTGACAAGGATTTACGGAGTTTCTTTCCCTAAACAAAAGGAACTTAAGGAACATCTTGAAAGGCTTGAAGAAGCAAAAAAACGTGATCACAGAAAGCTGGGCAGGGAACTGGAACTGTTTACATTTTCAGAGAAAGTGGGTATGGGGTTACCGCTGTGGTTGCCAAAAGGCACTATTCTGAGAGAACGCCTTGAAAACTTCATGAGAAGAGCTCAGGTGAAAGCAGGGTATGACCCTGTGGTATCACCTCATATTGGAAGTAAAGAACTGTATGTCACTTCCGGGCATTATGAAAAGTATGGAGAGGATTCATTCCAGCCTATTAAAACTCCAAATGAAAACGAAGAGTTCTTACTTAAACCGATGAACTGTCCGCATCACTGCGAGATTTACAAACATAAACCAAGATCATACAAAGACTTACCGGTCAGGTATGCCGAGTTTGGTACCGTTTACAGATATGAACAAAGCGGTGAGCTTCATGGTCTTACCCGGGTTCGTGGATTTACCCAGGATGATGCCCATATTTTCTGTCGTCCCGACCAGGTAAAGGAAGAATTTGTAAAGGTAATCGACCTGGTGTTATATGTCTTTAAAGCTTTAGGTTTTAAAGACTACACTGCTCAGGTCTCTTTAAGAGACCCTGAGAATAAGGCGAAGTATATAGGTGAAGATGCGCTTTGGGAGAAGGCCGAGCGAGAAATCCAGGAAGCAGCCGATGAGAAGGGCCTGGAGACAGTAACAGAGTTAGGCGAAGCAGCATTCTACGGCCCTAAGTTGGATTTCATGGTCAAGGATGCACTCGGACGCAAATGGCAACTAGGAACCATACAGGTGGATTATAACCTGCCTCACCGGTTCCAGTTGGAGTATACCGGTGCGGATAACCAAAAACATCGCCCGGTAATGATCCACCGTGCGCCATTCGGGTCGATGGAAAGGTTTGTGGCGGTATTGATAGAGCATTGTGGAGGGAATTTCCCACTGTGGCTGGCACCGGATCAGATTGCGATACTTCCGATTTCCGAAAAGTATCATGAATATGCTCAGGAAGTTTTTACTAACCTGAGCGAGAAAGATATCAGAGGCTTCATTGATGACCGGGATGAGAAAATTGGCAGGAAAATACGTGACGCCGAAGTTAAAAAGGTACCATTTATGCTAATAGTAGGAGAGAAGGAGCAGAACGAAGGCCGGGTTTCGGTGAGAAGGCATGGACAAGGTGACCTAGGCAGTATGCCGTTGGCTGAATTTGTAGATCATTTTCAGCAAGTGAGTGCATCTGACTTTAATTAG
- a CDS encoding DUF5686 and carboxypeptidase-like regulatory domain-containing protein — MEHAKSFRPLLFSLFLFLLSFSGYTQKTVVSGKVTDANSGDPVPFANIVFKGTSIGTTTDFEGNYRLETTQPTDSVTASYIGYITKTKPVKKGQSQIINYQLEENVLSLQEVVFVAGENPAFEIMRKVVRNKDKNNKRSLDAYEYETYTKIEIDVDNISEKFRKRKIMKKITTVMDSVERIAGEDGKPVLPVFISESLSEYYYRNSPKLQHEKIIKTKITGVGIEDGTLVSQFIGSSFQEYNFYQNWLNIVSKEFVSPMADGWKLYYDYDLTDSAYVGNDYCYRLDFFPKSEQDLAFKGTMWITKKEYALKQIDATVSSTANLNYVEKIKIQQELAPTEAGPWIPVKNRVLLDIGEVTKDMAGVLAKFYTSNKNIKVNQPQDLKFYAQPIEVAEDFKIGNGNEFWDSHRHEPLTPTELSVYKMIDTLKNIPVVKTYTEILKVAINGYKKVGKFDVGPYLSLYANNTVEGHRFQIGARTNIDFSNKFVFGGRIAYGTEDEELKYRGFAEMIVDRDRWTLLRAEYTRDIDQVGLSADDLLDNYIFLAATKFGNLIRPYRYNQAKVSFQREVFKGLTQKASFQYRTFDPLYNFAYYTDPEQTDSPTARNFQTSELVLETRFAKDEVFVQNDNERISLGTQKWPIVTLRYTRGLKGILESDFNYNKLGINITKNMKMGFFGTSNFSITGEHIFETLPYPLLKAHIGNESLFYTSAAFNLMNFSEFASDSYAYLKYNHHFEGFLLNRIPLMKKLKWRLLATANVIYGQLSEENKALIPEFTEDGAIVEPIGSFRKNEPYIEVGYGVENILKVLRVDFLHRLNYLDNPDADKFGVKISFQFIL, encoded by the coding sequence TTGGAACACGCTAAATCTTTCAGACCATTACTTTTCAGCCTCTTTCTTTTTCTACTTTCATTTTCAGGATATACTCAGAAAACTGTAGTATCAGGAAAAGTAACAGATGCCAATTCGGGGGATCCCGTACCTTTTGCCAATATAGTTTTTAAAGGCACCAGCATAGGTACTACTACTGATTTCGAGGGGAACTACCGCCTTGAAACTACACAACCCACCGACTCCGTTACGGCCTCATATATAGGTTATATTACCAAAACCAAGCCGGTAAAGAAAGGTCAGAGCCAAATTATTAATTACCAGCTTGAAGAGAATGTACTTAGTCTTCAGGAAGTTGTTTTTGTAGCCGGTGAGAATCCTGCCTTCGAGATCATGCGCAAGGTGGTGAGAAATAAAGATAAAAATAACAAGAGGTCTCTCGACGCCTACGAATATGAGACGTATACCAAAATAGAAATCGATGTAGATAACATTTCGGAAAAATTCAGAAAGCGTAAGATCATGAAGAAAATCACCACGGTGATGGATAGCGTAGAAAGAATAGCAGGAGAGGATGGCAAGCCTGTATTACCTGTTTTCATATCCGAGAGTTTATCTGAATATTATTACCGCAATAGTCCAAAGTTGCAGCATGAGAAAATCATAAAGACAAAAATTACAGGTGTTGGTATTGAAGATGGCACACTGGTTTCCCAGTTTATAGGCTCATCATTTCAGGAGTATAATTTTTATCAGAACTGGTTAAATATAGTCAGCAAGGAGTTTGTATCCCCAATGGCTGACGGATGGAAGCTGTACTATGATTATGACCTTACAGACAGCGCTTATGTGGGGAATGACTATTGTTACAGGCTTGATTTTTTCCCGAAAAGTGAACAGGATCTTGCTTTTAAAGGTACCATGTGGATTACCAAAAAAGAATATGCCCTAAAGCAGATCGATGCCACGGTATCGTCTACGGCTAACCTTAACTATGTAGAGAAGATAAAGATCCAGCAGGAACTGGCACCTACCGAAGCTGGTCCGTGGATACCTGTAAAGAACAGGGTGCTGTTGGATATAGGAGAGGTGACCAAGGATATGGCAGGGGTCTTAGCCAAGTTTTACACTTCCAATAAAAATATAAAAGTTAACCAGCCACAGGATCTTAAGTTTTATGCTCAGCCCATAGAGGTAGCCGAGGATTTTAAAATTGGTAACGGAAATGAATTCTGGGATAGCCACAGACATGAACCGCTGACTCCCACGGAGCTGAGTGTATACAAAATGATAGATACCCTCAAAAATATACCAGTCGTAAAAACCTATACTGAAATTCTTAAGGTGGCCATCAACGGATATAAGAAAGTAGGGAAATTTGATGTAGGGCCTTACCTGTCACTTTATGCCAACAATACTGTGGAGGGCCATCGCTTCCAGATTGGAGCAAGAACCAATATAGATTTCAGCAATAAGTTTGTTTTTGGAGGACGGATAGCCTACGGAACCGAAGATGAAGAGTTAAAATACCGCGGCTTTGCTGAAATGATCGTTGATCGTGACCGGTGGACTCTCCTTCGTGCAGAGTATACCAGGGACATAGATCAGGTAGGACTGTCTGCTGATGATCTTCTGGATAATTATATTTTCCTGGCCGCTACAAAGTTTGGAAACCTTATAAGGCCTTATCGGTATAATCAGGCCAAGGTTAGCTTTCAAAGAGAAGTTTTTAAAGGCCTTACACAAAAAGCCAGCTTCCAGTATCGCACTTTTGACCCTTTGTACAACTTTGCTTATTACACTGATCCGGAACAAACAGATTCTCCAACCGCAAGAAACTTTCAGACCTCGGAACTGGTGCTGGAGACGCGGTTTGCAAAAGATGAAGTGTTTGTGCAGAATGACAACGAACGCATAAGCCTAGGGACTCAAAAGTGGCCAATTGTTACTTTAAGGTACACTAGAGGGCTTAAGGGTATATTGGAGAGTGACTTTAATTATAATAAGTTAGGTATTAACATTACAAAAAATATGAAGATGGGGTTTTTCGGAACTTCAAATTTCTCCATTACTGGTGAACATATTTTTGAAACGCTGCCATACCCTTTACTCAAGGCACATATAGGTAATGAATCTTTATTTTATACCTCCGCGGCATTTAACCTGATGAACTTTTCTGAGTTTGCCAGTGATAGCTATGCTTATCTGAAGTATAATCACCATTTCGAGGGATTTCTGCTTAACAGGATTCCATTAATGAAAAAGCTAAAATGGAGACTGCTTGCAACTGCCAACGTTATATATGGTCAGCTAAGTGAGGAAAATAAGGCGCTGATCCCTGAGTTTACAGAAGATGGAGCAATTGTAGAACCCATAGGCTCTTTCCGTAAAAATGAGCCCTATATTGAAGTAGGTTATGGCGTTGAGAATATTCTCAAAGTACTTCGGGTTGATTTTCTTCATAGGCTCAATTACCTGGACAACCCTGATGCTGACAAATTTGGTGTTAAAATTAGCTTCCAGTTTATCCTTTAA